The following nucleotide sequence is from Nothobranchius furzeri strain GRZ-AD chromosome 11, NfurGRZ-RIMD1, whole genome shotgun sequence.
tcgcgtaagctgctgctcggcccttcccacCAGAGGCGTAGCAgcgggggagcagctgtcactgtgactttgtcagtaaacacaacaacaagcaggagaaaactacaacatggctccaaagggtttgtgttttatgttctgtccgttttataatcgccaatacggacctgaaaaacaaaggagaccgctagctaggtgataacttatcacggggccgcacagttagtaacctttttttttttaaagtaaagcaaccggaaggcagtacgttctttattctgaacatctcgggaagcttcgctccgtttccgcgtccgatttcctgtccttccttccccaaaaatgtcaaacttgacccgtttcagaggcgtagcgcgtagaaaatagaactggcgcgtaaaggccgcgacatgctgctcctgagacgcgggcgactcgcgctgctgacggctccggtggaaaaggttctgttgaccacagcggttcccatcagcagctatgacgtgctgctgcagtgacttactgctgacggctccgtcacggctccagtggaaaggaggggtaaacCGCAAATCAGCTTCTCTGCTGCGCTCCTTGCTCAACTCACAAGATCACAAGACCCCTGAGTTTTTTCCGCCCGTTACTAAACCAAAAGAAGGAAATTACATTTGATATCGCCGTTTGATGTCTTTCGCCACTGCCAggattagggctgggcaaaaaATCGATTTAATCTATTTATCGATTTTGTAGTTTAAAACGATTTTTATTTTGCAAACTCGAATTTTTTGACACTAAAGTTTTTTTCGGACTTTTCCGCGTTTTGTCCTTGTTTTGTTGCCGTAGCGCGATATGAGCCAGCCGCCGCCCGCCTCTGCCTACACAGTCAAAACAACATGGCAGCGGCAGCGTGTAGCAGAGAACTACTTCCAAAGAAAGGCACAAGTAATTCCGTAatttggaactggtttggttttcatCCAGCAGACGAAACACAGACGAAGCCTTGCTGCAAAATATGTTTCAAAACTGTTGCTACTGGAAGCAGCAGTACAACAAATCTTTTTCAGCACCTGAGGAATAAACATCCCGAAGAATGGGAGAAGTGCAGCCGGCTCCGCAGCGACAGCGGCTCCTCTAGCACACCTGCTAAAAAGCAGACTACACTTCCTGAGAGCTTTACAAACTGTGTACCTTATGACAAGAACGGAGCGCGATGGAAAGCGATTACAGAGGCGGTCACTTTTTATATTGCCACAGACATGCTGCCGATTTACTCTGTTGAAAAGCGAGGCTTTAATCACTTGCTGAAAGTGTTGGATGCGAGGTACGTTGTCCCCAGTCGCAAGTATTTCGCCGATGTAGCGCTGCCTCACCTGTACAATACAACCCGGGAAAAGATCCGCAGTGAGCTGGAGGAGATGCAGTTCTACTCAGCCACAACGGACCTGTGGTCCAGCCGGACGATGCAGCCATATCTGAGCCTGACGGTTCACTACATCAACACTAGTTGGACTCTGCGCAGCATCTGCCTTCAGACAGCGTATTTCCCCGACAACCACACTGGTGAAATAATTGCCCATGGCTTAAAAGACGCTCTCAGCTCCTGGGGACTTTCGGAGGAACGACTCGTCTGCATGACAACTGATAGTGGCACCAACATCATAAAAGCTCTTAAGGACAACaactggcccagcctgcagtgtttTGGCCACAGACTCCACAACGCTATAGGTAAGAGTTGGTGTAAAAATAAATAGGTGCACATACTTGTACATTGTAAAGCACTGTTTGCTTGTAATTTAATAGCCAGAATATGGTATATATTTCAACTGGTTTACACACAGACTGGGTTACATAAATAAACCTGACTTTTCCTTAATCTGCATTATGCATTAAACTGTGTTACAGCTATTAAAATTGTGATAAAAGTACAAAACAATTGTAATGCAGTTTAAGCTTGGCGTGACAAAAAATATACTAAATGTCTTCACATTTATTTCAGAGAGTGGTGTGAAGGATCCAAGGATCGATCGGGCCATAGGGGTCTGCAAAAAAGCTGTATCCGCCTTCTCCTACAGCTGGAAAAAAAGGCGAGACATGACAGAGGTGCAGGCTGAGCTTGGACTTCCCCAGCATCTTTTGATCTCAGAATCCCCAACTCGTTGGGGGTCTCGTCAAAAGATGATTGAGCGCTTTCTTGAGCAAGAGAAGGCAATAACTCGTGTCCTGGGTGCAGACAAGAAAACACGTCATCTTGTTCCCACGTGGCAAGATTTGGAAGTATTGGAAGCCACCAACAAAGCAGTGAAACCTCTCCAGGACTTCACTGATGCGCTGTCAGGGGAGTCATATGTCAGTGTGTCATGCATCAAACCGGTGCTGCATTTGTTTAAAACAAGTCTCCTCCTGCCAGAGGAGGAAGATTTGGAGCTAACAAAAACAATCAAAGCTAACATCATGCGTTACCTTGAAAGTAAATACTGTGATTTGGAGAAAGAGGAACTTTTGGACATGGCCACACTTTTAGACCCGAGGTTCCGTACAACCTACATTGATGCAAGCAAACTGGAAGTTGTCAAAAAAAGAGCGGTGTCTGAGATCTCTGCTCTCTGCAACTCTACCACAGAGGAAGCTGGTCCCTCAGCTGTTCAAGAGAACACCCCGCCAAAAAAGAAAATGACTCTTGGTGCCTTCTTTAAAAAATCTGCACCATCCACCACGCTACACCCACAATCTGAGAAAACAAAAATTGAGACTGAGCTTGCGACGTATTTACTTATTCCAGACATTGAGCCAGACACAGATCCTCTTGAATGGTGGAAGCTTCATCAGCCCAACTTTCCAAGACTAAGCTTACTGGCTAAAAAATATCTTTCTGTTCCAGCCACTAGTGCCCCCTCAGAGAGAGTATTTAGTGTAGGTGGAGGAATAGTTACCTGCAACCGGGCCTGCCTTAAGCCAGATGTTGTGGACAGGCTCATCTTTCTTGCAAAAAATGTTTAGAATGAGCATGCACAGTTTTTCAGAGATCTAACAAGCACATATTTTGTTGTTATAAACGTTTACAGATTTGTTCATTCTTTGAGCAGGCTATATGTCTGCCACAGGCTTGTTTCATTTTTGTATTCACACTATActgagatttttatttttttggtaattttatgttaCAAAATTTTTATTAATGTGTTTTCTTGAACAGAAAATTTAAGCTACTGTGAAGCTGTTGCACTTTTGTTTAAACCTGGGTTAAAGCTTGAAATTGTTGAATGACAGAGCCtcatttactttttgttttgggaTTCTACGCAGTTTAACTCTTGAGGACAATCATAGCAATAAAGTTGCACTTTTGACACTAtatctgatgtctgcagccatttTTTAAGTGCATTGGGGAAAAAAATCGAAAATCGAATCGAAACtcgaatttttcttcaaaaatcgaagatttttttggggggcaaaatcgcccagccctagccaggattaaagccatgaaaaccacACCACTGCGCTTCTGGAATGATGCAGGGAGTAAATGAGCCTTTATGTCAATCGTATTGACTTAATCTACATGAAACTGCATCGCTGCATTTgacttattttgaaaattactggggatacttaaaccgtgtgtgatttcctgtctagccctatgttgacTGTTGAAATTCACGTGTCCAAAAAGCGGCTTGCGGCAAAAACAGATTCTGATCTGTCCTTACAAgagattcattcctactagagaccactggagCTGTATTAAAACAGAACCTTGCTACAATCAGCATCAACTATAATTTCACCTAAAAAGAGAAAATCCCAAAGAGCAAGAAGCTATGTATATTTTaattagggctgccacaaacattTTAACTATGGACTAATCATGTTTGACGATTAGTCAACAAATGGTGTCACGCATTAAGCATTACTTATTTTACCAGGATGCAGCTGCTATAATATACCCATCATTTCTAGTTTCAAGTATGATCCGTTATGTGCCATCTaaaaataaagacaagatgatagcttaaCAACAGGGGTCTCATTCCTGTCACCAACATGTTTAAGACTGCCTCATTCAGAACATTAGCTTGCCGAGGTGTGCGTGTTCTTCACTTAGTAGCAAACTTGTCCACTGAAGAAGAGTTCTGTTTTTTAAGACTAACGTAGAGGGACACAATAAATTAGTGTTTGTAACGTTACGTGTGGTAATGAAATAGTCACCACTACTATTATTGCTATGGCTGTTAGAAGCTAACAAGAGGTAATTAGCTTACAGAAGTGACTGTTCCATCTTTTTTAGAGATGGGTACTGAATTCAGTACTTTTAAAAGGCAAagactgaattccatagtaccgaccaagTACTGACTTGTGtcattttttgcctttttttgatACCCATGCTACGCGCCGGAGCAAGAGCGTAATGTCGTCAGTCACTCTGGGCGAGCTGTGAACAGAGCAGCATGGCAGAGACGAAGCGTTCTGAAGTTTGGGTTCACctcactaaatgggatgggtaactgggtgatgaaaccagcgacaacgacctAAGTTAGTATgagtcatcttaatctgctccagcagcagaaTAAACAGTCCAAgaacgttagcttgatagtttGGTTTTTGTTTACATATCTGATGGTGTGTTCGCCATCTCCTTGGAAATTCCAGCTTTAgagtaggaaaaataaacagtttgaaaatgaatggcaaaaggaatgaagatacacagtaaatatggttcacagcaaagatgtttacTTCAGTGTAATTAGCAgtttaaactacaaggacccaccatcacaattTGTTCAGAGAAGGGAGGAAAAGTACATGAAGCTGGGTTTAGTTTGTCAAACtccacaatattaaaatacaaactgttgcaTGGTATTGAAGTTtgctttagttttatttgtagtttataaTGCATGGTCTCCTCATCAGTTATTTTAGAGGGCATAGAACATgatgagtacatggagctgggtttgtttttgcatCGTTTAGAAACAGTTAAAGGTTTTGATTTTTAAGACAtttgtacaacactacgatgacaaaatacaaactgttgtctGTTATGGTATTTATCAAATGTGGTTATTTATTGGGcaaaaagtatatttttaattttaaaagctatttaaataattattaaacactcaaaagtatcaaaaattggtaccatagattcaaatgtcaaagtacCCATCACTAATCTTCCTCCTCTGCCAAGATGAGCTTCCTTTTAAGGTGTTTGTGCATCGCCATTGAGCTCCAGTGAAAGGAGGGTTCTACTTTGCTAATTTTGCGCTGTACATGCTTCTTTAATCTTTGTAAAATGCTCCTAAACTTTTGAGCTACGCTGGCATCTCCCCAAAATCCCGTTTTTCCGATGACGCAGCGGCTGACCCGGACGGCCACTACTGCGTGCGTGCCCCCAGCAGAAACGCAGCAGGCAAGATAAAAAAAGTAACATTTTTTATACAATGTTGCTTATTCAATTTATTGTCGACCATTTTGTTGGTCATCGTGACAAACTGACTCATCGTGGCAGCACTACTTGTAATGGTAATCCAATCTGAACTGTGTAAAgaccctagcctggcaagccagactaaataaatgtattatttagtctggccatgctccattgacggctctcggttgtggggcgggttctactgttgtctttcaaatgatctccgcattccactggacaatgaatgtgacatactcttgtttcactctgttgcatcatcccacccaccaggcatatagagtgccctgatttgcccacaaagcggataaagctctgtgatttgttcactaagcagattgagcactatgattggcccaccattatggaccaat
It contains:
- the LOC129163316 gene encoding E3 SUMO-protein ligase ZBED1-like, producing MAAAACSRELLPKKGTSNSVIWNWFGFHPADETQTKPCCKICFKTVATGSSSTTNLFQHLRNKHPEEWEKCSRLRSDSGSSSTPAKKQTTLPESFTNCVPYDKNGARWKAITEAVTFYIATDMLPIYSVEKRGFNHLLKVLDARYVVPSRKYFADVALPHLYNTTREKIRSELEEMQFYSATTDLWSSRTMQPYLSLTVHYINTSWTLRSICLQTAYFPDNHTGEIIAHGLKDALSSWGLSEERLVCMTTDSGTNIIKALKDNNWPSLQCFGHRLHNAIESGVKDPRIDRAIGVCKKAVSAFSYSWKKRRDMTEVQAELGLPQHLLISESPTRWGSRQKMIERFLEQEKAITRVLGADKKTRHLVPTWQDLEVLEATNKAVKPLQDFTDALSGESYVSVSCIKPVLHLFKTSLLLPEEEDLELTKTIKANIMRYLESKYCDLEKEELLDMATLLDPRFRTTYIDASKLEVVKKRAVSEISALCNSTTEEAGPSAVQENTPPKKKMTLGAFFKKSAPSTTLHPQSEKTKIETELATYLLIPDIEPDTDPLEWWKLHQPNFPRLSLLAKKYLSVPATSAPSERVFSVGGGIVTCNRACLKPDVVDRLIFLAKNV